DNA sequence from the Schistocerca americana isolate TAMUIC-IGC-003095 chromosome 2, iqSchAmer2.1, whole genome shotgun sequence genome:
tcgacatgttccacatccatgaggatctcctcagcacggatctatggaacgaaaaactaatctaatctgggtgaagccgtgggttttacgacgacacgataaaagcattcaacaaaacttgttacgtgagcttacagtggaagacgtcaagtcgtacatcaattacttaagaatggatgagcatacattcccgtatgtgctcaatgaagtgtatcctcatatcacaaagcacaattttcacttaagaactgctatatcttcagaagacaggctcactataacactccgattccttgctacaggagagggttaggttaggttaggttaggtcaggttaggtctccaatcttcttaatgtatttttgtattcagggtgcctcacgttgtaaagcgcctcataagcttcagacatctctattaattctgtagttgtcggcacacatcaattgtatttaccggcaatggttataaaaacactaaagacgacagaacgctgcagcgatgctagcgctccgcgtggtaacatatcgcattgcagtgaacagaagacaagcgatttctttgatcaaatatacggcctcggcctagatttgatcaaatattggacgacatttgtcaaagatccctattacactatcaaatatctttgacaaagatattggacaaagaaatttgatagtgtaataccggccttagttttaagaagttctacgtctggggggacagatggcctcagatgttatgtcccacagtgcctAGAGCCAGTTTTTAAACTATTTTTGTTGACGGGGTCTATTTCCGAAACATTATTTTCTTGCTAACTTCTCTTGGCTGTTGAACGAAAATGTCTTCTGTTACTACGAACGTAAAGTTTTTTTACCTCCATCTCTGTCGGTACGTATGTTGCAAAACAATATTTGTAGAATAATTTAGGCATTCAGGTTCAATTAAATACCAGTTGTATAGTAGTTGTGTACTTCGTTCTGATCTTCAACCATAGATTTATGGTCGAAGCTCGAAGGTTTTGATCGACAAATTTTCTTTACATCTCCGTAATTCACTGCCAACGAGTTTGTTCACTGCGGTCTATGTTTACTGTTTGTATTTTGTTTTCGCGGGAACAGTGGAAGACCGAAGATGAGTTCTTGTTGTTCTTTTGCGTCAGTGTGTTTAAAATATTAGTACAGCAAGTAACGTTTTTGTAAATGACATTTTTGTTGTAGTTATGGCATCAAGTAAGGAACTTGGCGCAAAAAGTGAGAAGCGTGTGACTTTCAAAGATGACATAAAACTTAATACACAACAAGTGTCAGTTCCATCTCGGATACCCGTTAGATCAAACCCCGTATCACGGCATAGCTGTAGCTCAAAAGCTGGAGCAATTAAAAAATCGCCCAAGAAATCTCAGGCGAGAAAATCGTTGGTTAGAAATGTCGAGCAACCAGTATCAGTCAGCCGACATAAGGGACTATCCCAATGTGTCGATGTCCATAGTTTATATTCAACAACAAGCAGTAAAACTAGAGACCTAGGCGAACCTCCGCATAAATATGCCGTCCCAGAATTGTACACAACTTTATGCTTGGCAAGTGAAATCCGTAAAACAGCTCAAACAGTACCAAAGGCGACGATCAAAAGCACCAAGGATTTACCACCTGTAAAATGTCAAGTAGCGGAAGAAACGGTAAGATAAGTAATAACTTTACAGAAATCGCATACATTCAAACAATCATGGCTTACATtactaaatgtaattaatttttaatcAGCCTTAAAGGTCACCTCTTTCTCTCTGTCAGGCGTTCCAGCTGCTCATTTGATCATATGCAGTATTATGTACTAGATGAAGTCGGACACTCAACGTAAACTAGCGATAAGAAGGAAGAATGTTCATGTTTGCAAATATTCACTTTCACTCATTGATTAGAAACAGTGATACTGTAGGTTTTCCCTATCCATAATTCAAATTCACTGTTATTTAGGTAGTACACATTTTATGCTTTGTAGTAATTTGttaaacaattttatttctatATTGGTTAGTATGAATCTTTCTGACACAAACATGTTTTGGTTGAGATAACATCCGAGtttcattttattgtattgtaaTGGTAGGTCCTATATGTCACAATTTTTCCTCATACTACTAACAtcacattaaatttttaaaaaaatatatacattattATGTGTATCATGTAGCTGCATGATGCACTTTGGGATAAAATTTTGTGTGACTGTCTAGCTTGTAAAATAGAACATTTATTCATCTTTCAACGTGTTTATATGCAATCAGTGTTGTCGTATAAAATTCATATACACTTAGAGTTACAAATTACAGTGATTTTACAAGGATCCTTACCTAATTATACTGGGTTCCTATTTAGGAAGGTGACGGTTTAAATCAACTTctggccatccagatgtaggtttcccatgatttccctaagttggtccaggcaaattccaggatggttcccttgaaaggcatGGCTGATTTCTTTCCACCTCTTTGGCAGATTCTgagcttctgctccatctctaatgaaatcaatgttgatgggacgttaaactcaatcttcgtCGCTTCCCTTATTATGTCTGAAGCACGTTTTTACCTGGGTAACTTCATTAGGAATGCAAATTGTTATACAAACTGATCAATTTCTTTCAAACCTAAtacagtatgccacaatgaatcagCATATCACATTAATATCTTTTTATagctaaataatttttaaataattataataatcacAAAGTTTTCATCTGTATTGCCTTATACAATAGACAAAGTAAATCGATATATCACACTTTTAGCTTCATAAAATATTATGGTTTATAGTTTTGTGTACTCCCATCTCAAAACTATTGTATCTTGTCATCTATTGTACATTCTTGAAATTCCTTCGCTGTATAGAAGGCTTACTTTTTATCCAATCTGTTATTACACTTTTAAATATATTCAGGAGCACTGAATGTGCATTTTTAGGTAGTTTGTTAAAATGTTTGAGACCAGGATATTTATAGCTCTTTTAGACCTCTGCTAATCTGGCATATTGCTTGTCAGTTGCATGTCTGTGCCTAGTTTTATAATGGTTTATTGACATCCTAAGGTCAAGAGTATTTATGTCTTCTTTGGTGTATACTAGGTAACTATAAATTTATAAACTAGGTAGGGCCTAATGTCATAATATTCATTTCCTTGAAGTGATGTGTAATAGACGGAAAGGCAtcatgtaaaacagaagtaatatctggcgttccccaaggaagtgttataggccatctatttttcctgatctatattaatgatatA
Encoded proteins:
- the LOC124595384 gene encoding uncharacterized protein LOC124595384 isoform X2; this translates as MASSKELGAKSEKRVTFKDDIKLNTQQVSVPSRIPVRSNPVSRHSCSSKAGAIKKSPKKSQARKSLVRNVEQPVSVSRHKGLSQCVDVHSLYSTTSSKTRDLGEPPHKYAVPELYTTLCLASEIRKTAQTVPKATIKSTKDLPPVKCQVAEETIAKKLNFPIEEHLYRDLIALNVREEDIVPAIGDRPSSRVGEAPEKMLFCPCGLQLISARHTANCIKMISLFAAIVFSESDVYAYHMCQRQCI
- the LOC124595384 gene encoding uncharacterized protein LOC124595384 isoform X1, with the protein product MASSKELGAKSEKRVTFKDDIKLNTQQVSVPSRIPVRSNPVSRHSCSSKAGAIKKSPKKSQARKSLVRNVEQPVSVSRHKGLSQCVDVHSLYSTTSSKTRDLGEPPHKYAVPELYTTLCLASEIRKTAQTVPKATIKSTKDLPPVKCQVAEETIAKKLNFPIEEHLYRDLIALNVREEDIVPAIGDRPSSRVWKKFPKDKEPQLSDFFKPQPMPEYCCIPKVTVKPIGKIQSYDGLSLYKRQQLWNMSRPEHT